A stretch of the Bradyrhizobium sp. CCBAU 53351 genome encodes the following:
- a CDS encoding helicase HerA-like domain-containing protein — translation MTAQDSKLGDTDDKIFVGKGDEQAWLTLALANRHGLVTGATGTGKTVTLQVMAEGFARAGVPVFAADIKGDLSGISEVGEAKDFILKRASEMGLTFQPDQFSTVFWDVFGEQGHPVRATVTEMGPLLLARMLDLNDVQEGVLNVAFRVADDAGLTLIDMKDLRALLDAIVPDSGKKGADAEESPLADVKKAAQGFGNVTKATVGTIQRQLLVLENQGGTKFFGEPALTLKDFMKTDRDGRGMVNILVADKLLQNPRLYATFLLWMLSELFEELPEAGDLPKPKLVFFFDEAHLLFNDAPKALMDKIEQVVRLIRSKGVGIYFVTQNPIDVPDRVLGQLGNRVQHALRAFTPRDQKAVAAAAQTFRPNPKLDTAKVIMELGKGEALVSFLEGNGTPTMVERVMIRPPSARIGPITPDERKAIMAASPVKGKYDTAVDEESAYEMIQKRIAGTAATTDGSAGGSGGGILGQIGSIVGTVFGTNVKRGRMSTGQVIARDVTRSVTNRVIGGMAANIGKSLGGQLGGSIGRTLVRGALGGLLRR, via the coding sequence ATGACCGCACAGGACAGCAAGCTCGGCGATACCGACGACAAGATCTTCGTCGGCAAGGGAGACGAGCAGGCATGGCTGACGCTGGCGCTCGCCAATCGCCACGGCCTCGTCACCGGTGCAACCGGAACCGGCAAGACCGTGACGCTGCAGGTCATGGCCGAAGGATTTGCGCGCGCCGGCGTTCCGGTCTTCGCCGCCGACATCAAGGGCGACCTCTCCGGCATCTCCGAGGTCGGCGAAGCCAAGGACTTCATCCTCAAGCGCGCCTCCGAGATGGGGCTGACATTCCAGCCCGACCAGTTCTCGACGGTGTTCTGGGATGTGTTCGGCGAGCAGGGCCACCCGGTGCGCGCGACCGTCACGGAAATGGGGCCGCTTCTGCTCGCGCGCATGCTCGATCTGAACGACGTGCAGGAAGGCGTGCTCAACGTCGCCTTCCGCGTCGCCGACGACGCCGGGCTGACCCTGATCGACATGAAGGATCTCCGCGCGCTGCTCGACGCAATCGTGCCCGATAGCGGGAAGAAGGGGGCGGACGCCGAAGAGAGCCCGCTGGCCGACGTCAAAAAGGCGGCGCAGGGGTTCGGCAACGTCACCAAGGCCACCGTCGGCACCATCCAGCGCCAGCTGCTGGTGCTGGAGAACCAGGGCGGCACCAAATTTTTCGGCGAGCCGGCGCTGACGCTGAAGGACTTCATGAAGACCGACCGCGACGGCCGAGGCATGGTCAACATCCTGGTCGCCGACAAGCTGCTGCAGAACCCCAGGCTTTACGCAACATTTTTGCTCTGGATGCTGTCGGAGCTGTTCGAGGAGTTGCCCGAGGCAGGCGATCTGCCCAAGCCGAAGCTGGTGTTCTTCTTCGACGAGGCGCATCTGCTGTTCAACGACGCGCCCAAGGCGCTGATGGACAAGATCGAGCAGGTGGTCCGCCTGATCCGCTCCAAGGGTGTCGGCATCTACTTCGTGACGCAGAACCCGATCGACGTGCCCGACCGTGTGCTCGGACAGTTGGGTAACCGGGTGCAGCACGCGCTGCGCGCCTTCACCCCGCGCGACCAGAAGGCGGTCGCGGCCGCGGCCCAGACCTTCCGGCCCAACCCCAAGCTCGATACCGCCAAGGTGATCATGGAGCTCGGCAAGGGCGAGGCGCTGGTGTCCTTCCTCGAAGGTAACGGCACGCCGACCATGGTCGAGCGGGTGATGATCCGTCCGCCGTCGGCCCGCATCGGACCGATCACGCCGGACGAGCGCAAGGCGATCATGGCTGCAAGCCCGGTGAAGGGTAAATACGACACCGCGGTCGATGAGGAGTCCGCCTACGAGATGATCCAGAAGCGCATCGCCGGCACGGCGGCGACGACCGACGGATCGGCTGGCGGAAGCGGCGGCGGGATTCTTGGCCAGATCGGCTCGATCGTCGGCACGGTGTTCGGCACCAACGTCAAGCGTGGCCGCATGTCGACCGGCCAGGTCATCGCGCGGGATGTGACGCGATCGGTCACCAACCGGGTGATCGGCGGGATGGCGGCCAATATCGGCAAATCGCTTGGCGGCCAGCTCGGCGGCTCGATCGGCCGCACGCTGGTTCGCGGCGCGCTCGGCGGATTGCTGCGAAGGTAG
- a CDS encoding M20/M25/M40 family metallo-hydrolase — protein sequence MAHAQLQSVLDHIDKDFDNSLERLFALLRIKSISADPAFAGDCKAAADHLAKDIASLGVATEVRSTAGHPAIVGKTQGDGKSGGRPHVIFYGHYDVQPVDPLDLWHRPPFEPVVTDHADGRKIIVARGAEDDKGQVMTFVEACRAWKKVTGSLPIDVTFLIEGEEEVGSKNFVPFIEANKDEFKADYVLVCDTGMWDRNTPAITTSLRGLLYEELKITAANRDLHSGVFGGSAMNPIRVLTKILGGLFDDDNRITIPGFYDGVKDLPPDILAQWKKLNLTPEMFLKPIGLSIPAGEKGRLLIEQASSRPTCDVNGIWGGYIGEGSKTVIPSHASAKVSFRLVEGQDPQKIRKAFRDYVTARLPGDCKVEFGDHSAAPAVALDWNMKPLAAASKALTEEWGKETVLMGSGASIPIVADFKRTLGLDSLLVGFGLDDDNIHSPNEKYDLRSFQKGIRSWARILAALAEVK from the coding sequence ATGGCCCATGCGCAGCTTCAATCCGTGCTCGATCACATCGACAAGGACTTCGACAACAGCCTGGAGCGTCTGTTCGCACTGCTCCGGATCAAGTCGATTTCCGCGGATCCGGCCTTTGCCGGGGATTGCAAGGCGGCGGCGGACCACCTCGCCAAGGACATCGCGAGCCTCGGCGTCGCCACCGAGGTGAGGTCGACCGCGGGCCATCCCGCCATCGTCGGCAAGACCCAGGGAGACGGCAAGTCCGGCGGGCGGCCGCATGTGATCTTCTACGGCCATTACGATGTGCAGCCGGTCGATCCGCTCGATCTCTGGCACCGTCCGCCGTTCGAGCCCGTCGTGACCGACCACGCCGACGGCCGCAAGATCATCGTCGCGCGCGGCGCCGAGGACGACAAGGGCCAGGTGATGACCTTCGTCGAAGCCTGCCGTGCCTGGAAGAAAGTGACCGGCTCGCTGCCGATCGACGTCACCTTCCTGATCGAAGGCGAGGAGGAGGTCGGCTCGAAGAATTTCGTGCCCTTCATCGAGGCCAACAAGGACGAGTTCAAGGCCGACTACGTGCTGGTCTGCGACACCGGCATGTGGGATCGCAACACGCCGGCGATCACGACCTCGCTGCGCGGCCTGCTCTATGAAGAGCTGAAGATCACCGCCGCCAATCGCGACCTGCATTCCGGCGTGTTCGGCGGCAGCGCGATGAACCCGATCCGGGTGCTCACGAAAATTCTCGGCGGCCTGTTCGACGATGACAACCGCATCACCATTCCCGGCTTCTATGACGGGGTGAAGGATCTGCCGCCGGACATCCTCGCGCAATGGAAGAAGCTCAACCTGACGCCGGAGATGTTCCTCAAGCCGATCGGCCTGTCGATCCCGGCGGGCGAAAAGGGCCGCCTGCTGATCGAGCAGGCATCGTCGCGCCCGACCTGCGACGTCAACGGCATCTGGGGCGGCTATATCGGCGAGGGCTCCAAGACGGTGATCCCCTCGCATGCCTCGGCCAAGGTCTCGTTCCGCCTGGTCGAAGGGCAGGACCCGCAAAAGATCCGCAAAGCCTTCCGCGACTACGTCACGGCGCGGCTGCCGGGCGACTGCAAGGTCGAGTTCGGCGACCATTCCGCCGCGCCCGCCGTCGCGCTCGACTGGAACATGAAGCCGCTTGCGGCGGCCAGCAAGGCGCTCACGGAGGAATGGGGCAAGGAGACCGTGCTGATGGGCTCGGGCGCCTCGATCCCGATCGTCGCCGACTTCAAACGCACGCTCGGCCTCGACTCGCTGCTGGTCGGCTTCGGCCTCGATGACGACAACATCCACTCGCCGAACGAGAAATACGACCTGCGCAGCTTCCAGAAGGGCATCCGGTCGTGGGCAAGGATCCTCGCCGCGCTGGCGGAGGTGAAATAA
- a CDS encoding class II aldolase/adducin family protein yields the protein MSPAEARLKEVPSNMTEAEWQQRVNLAACYRLVALYGWDDLVDTHISARVPGPDHHFLINPYGLMFDEITASSLVKVDLHGNQLSESEYSINPAGFTIHSAIHEVREDAICVLHLHTLDGTAVSSSAEGLLPLNQTAQLVTHDLAYHDYEGIALDHDERPRLQKDLGDHNHMLLRNHGTLTVGRSVASAFERMYHLERACSMQVRTRALGTPVYPVEEIAIEKNTELLANRDRAELRATNLVWPPLLRKLDRELPGYRS from the coding sequence ATGTCGCCAGCGGAAGCGCGCCTGAAGGAAGTGCCGTCCAACATGACGGAGGCCGAGTGGCAGCAACGGGTCAATCTCGCCGCCTGCTATCGCTTGGTCGCGCTGTACGGCTGGGACGATCTGGTCGACACCCACATCTCCGCCCGCGTGCCCGGTCCCGACCATCACTTCCTCATCAACCCCTATGGGCTGATGTTCGACGAGATCACGGCATCGAGCCTCGTCAAGGTCGACCTGCACGGCAACCAGCTCTCCGAGAGCGAATACAGCATCAACCCGGCCGGCTTCACCATTCATTCTGCGATCCACGAGGTGCGCGAGGACGCGATCTGCGTGCTGCATCTCCACACCCTCGACGGCACCGCGGTGTCGAGCAGCGCGGAAGGTCTGCTGCCCCTGAACCAGACCGCCCAGCTCGTCACCCACGACCTCGCCTATCACGACTACGAGGGCATCGCGCTCGACCACGACGAGCGGCCGCGGCTGCAGAAGGATCTCGGCGACCACAATCACATGCTGCTGCGCAATCACGGCACGCTGACGGTCGGCCGCTCGGTCGCCTCCGCCTTCGAGCGCATGTACCACCTCGAGCGCGCCTGCTCGATGCAGGTGCGCACGCGCGCGCTCGGCACGCCGGTCTATCCGGTCGAGGAGATCGCGATCGAGAAGAACACCGAGCTGCTCGCCAACCGCGATCGCGCCGAGCTGCGCGCGACGAACCTCGTCTGGCCGCCCTTGCTGCGCAAGCTCGATCGCGAACTGCCGGGCTACCGGTCTTGA
- a CDS encoding glycosyltransferase family 39 protein codes for MTSITTSAIDTPQRRSVERTCDDLAMLVLAAVAVIAGLTFRDYGLGWDDYTHAEYADLLLRMFGSGFKDTAALSFANLYMYGGGFDMVAALLHKIIPLELFETRRLVGAIVGVIGLAVTWRLARRIGGPLAGLAALLLLALCPIFYGHMFMNPKDAPFAVAMIILMLGLVRLAEEYPQPSPRTILIVGLGAGLSLGCRILGGLALVYAMLGFVPLFLEELRGEGLREAIRRFAHVVYVLLPGLAFGYLVMGLIWPWSILEPGNPFEALTYFSHFFEKPWKEMFDGAIVSVPDMPWSYLPTLFALQLPEVMLVLTAGAVVSTFAMLPRGHVPARRKTIMLMLTLAATLPLAIAMVKRPALYNGIRHFVFVIPPMAVLGGVAFARAMERLRANHRTWQPVVLATFCFGLALSLAEMIRLHPYQYTHFNHIAGTVRGADDRFMLDYWGLALKQASDELREQIVERQEVPPAGRKWKVAVCGPQRPAQVALGPDFTIGWDSNAADFAMTLGEFYCKGLTAPVMVEIKRDDVVFARVYDIRGRSISSLLSIPAP; via the coding sequence ATGACATCCATCACGACTTCGGCGATCGACACGCCGCAGCGGCGCTCGGTCGAACGAACTTGCGACGATCTTGCCATGCTGGTGCTGGCTGCGGTCGCCGTCATTGCCGGCTTGACCTTCCGCGACTACGGCCTCGGCTGGGACGATTACACCCACGCTGAATATGCCGACCTGCTGCTGCGCATGTTCGGTTCCGGCTTCAAGGACACCGCGGCGCTCTCCTTCGCCAATCTCTACATGTATGGCGGCGGCTTCGACATGGTCGCGGCCCTCCTGCACAAGATCATTCCGCTCGAATTGTTCGAGACACGACGCCTGGTCGGCGCCATCGTCGGCGTGATCGGACTTGCGGTGACCTGGCGCCTCGCCCGCCGCATCGGCGGCCCCCTCGCCGGCCTGGCCGCACTCCTGCTGCTCGCGCTGTGCCCGATCTTCTACGGCCACATGTTCATGAACCCGAAGGACGCGCCCTTCGCGGTGGCCATGATCATCCTGATGCTCGGCCTCGTCCGGCTCGCCGAGGAATATCCTCAGCCGTCGCCGCGCACGATCCTGATCGTCGGGCTCGGCGCCGGCCTCTCGCTCGGCTGCCGCATTCTCGGCGGGCTTGCGCTGGTCTATGCCATGCTCGGCTTTGTGCCGCTGTTCCTGGAGGAACTGCGCGGCGAGGGTCTGCGCGAGGCTATCAGGCGCTTCGCCCATGTCGTCTATGTGCTGCTGCCCGGCCTCGCGTTCGGCTATCTCGTGATGGGCCTGATCTGGCCGTGGTCGATCCTGGAGCCCGGCAATCCCTTCGAGGCGCTGACCTATTTCTCGCACTTCTTCGAGAAGCCGTGGAAGGAGATGTTCGACGGCGCGATCGTGTCGGTGCCCGACATGCCGTGGTCCTATCTGCCGACGCTGTTCGCGCTCCAGTTGCCCGAAGTGATGCTGGTGCTGACGGCCGGCGCCGTGGTCAGCACCTTCGCCATGCTGCCGCGAGGCCACGTGCCGGCGCGGCGCAAGACCATCATGCTGATGCTGACGCTGGCTGCGACCCTGCCGCTCGCGATCGCGATGGTGAAGCGGCCGGCGCTGTACAACGGCATCCGCCATTTCGTGTTCGTGATTCCGCCGATGGCGGTGCTGGGCGGCGTCGCATTCGCGAGGGCAATGGAGCGCCTGCGCGCCAATCACCGCACCTGGCAGCCGGTCGTGCTCGCGACCTTCTGCTTCGGCCTCGCGCTGTCGCTCGCCGAGATGATCCGGCTGCATCCCTATCAATACACGCATTTCAACCACATCGCCGGCACCGTGCGCGGCGCCGACGACCGCTTCATGCTGGACTATTGGGGTCTGGCGCTGAAGCAGGCCTCCGACGAGTTGCGCGAGCAGATCGTCGAGCGCCAGGAAGTGCCGCCGGCTGGCCGCAAATGGAAGGTCGCGGTGTGCGGTCCGCAGCGCCCGGCGCAGGTCGCCCTCGGGCCCGACTTCACCATTGGCTGGGATTCCAACGCGGCCGATTTCGCGATGACGCTCGGCGAGTTCTACTGCAAGGGCCTCACCGCGCCCGTGATGGTCGAGATCAAGCGCGACGACGTGGTGTTCGCCCGCGTCTACGACATCCGCGGCCGCAGCATTTCCAGCCTGCTGTCGATCCCCGCGCCGTAA
- a CDS encoding DUF308 domain-containing protein, with protein MTLALLIAGIFAVVAGLLSILFGFSVREFSLGSPLIISGTIAVCSGLLLAGLYVVVAELRGIARRLAGAPSEVRVRPVLPGLAASGPGAAAPEPMPASAARSEARNDSAPPPPPPAAGPPPWQSEAAARERPRVEAPPEPEAATPLAAPETPRRRNLLFASTSRKERERAEAKATDGAPPQLPAEPSEALETPSASFDDAWPKPDRMRPPEPPPALRRPPPRSPSTFAEAAPSAPEPAPPPPVEQPPVTVLKSGIVDGMAYSLYSDGSIEAQMPEGMMRFASIDELRSHLDQRG; from the coding sequence ATGACCTTGGCATTGTTGATCGCGGGGATTTTCGCCGTCGTGGCGGGCCTCCTTTCGATCCTGTTCGGCTTCTCAGTCAGGGAGTTCAGCCTCGGCAGTCCCCTCATAATCTCGGGCACCATCGCCGTCTGCTCCGGATTGTTACTGGCCGGCCTCTACGTCGTGGTCGCGGAACTGCGGGGCATCGCGCGCCGGCTGGCCGGTGCGCCGTCCGAGGTGCGGGTCAGGCCCGTGCTGCCGGGCCTCGCTGCATCCGGGCCGGGCGCCGCTGCGCCCGAGCCGATGCCTGCATCGGCGGCAAGGAGCGAGGCAAGAAACGACTCGGCGCCGCCACCGCCGCCACCGGCTGCAGGCCCCCCGCCTTGGCAGAGCGAAGCTGCCGCGCGGGAGCGTCCGCGTGTCGAGGCTCCGCCGGAGCCTGAGGCTGCAACGCCGCTCGCGGCTCCGGAAACGCCGCGCCGACGCAATCTGTTGTTCGCATCGACCTCGCGCAAGGAGCGGGAGCGTGCCGAGGCGAAGGCCACCGACGGCGCGCCGCCGCAACTGCCTGCCGAGCCCAGTGAGGCCCTGGAGACTCCGTCTGCAAGCTTTGACGATGCCTGGCCGAAGCCGGACCGCATGCGTCCGCCGGAGCCGCCGCCTGCCTTGCGCCGCCCGCCGCCGCGTTCGCCATCGACCTTCGCGGAGGCCGCCCCGTCTGCGCCGGAGCCGGCGCCTCCACCACCTGTCGAGCAGCCGCCTGTCACCGTGCTCAAATCCGGCATCGTCGACGGCATGGCCTATTCGCTCTATTCCGACGGCTCGATCGAAGCGCAGATGCCGGAGGGCATGATGCGCTTTGCCTCGATCGACGAACTGCGCTCGCATCTCGACCAGCGCGGCTGA
- a CDS encoding MucR family transcriptional regulator, with amino-acid sequence MSDAGAKNFIELTASIVSAYVGNNPTPAADIPNLISQVHGALVRVSSGRTETAPLEPAKPAVSLKKSIAPDYLVCLEDGKRFKSLKRHLRTQYNMTPEQYREKWGLPADYPMVAPNYAVARSQLAKQMGLGQQQRKKGK; translated from the coding sequence ATGTCGGACGCTGGGGCGAAAAATTTCATCGAGCTGACGGCGAGCATCGTGTCGGCCTATGTCGGCAACAACCCGACGCCGGCCGCCGATATTCCTAACCTGATCAGCCAGGTGCATGGCGCGCTGGTGCGGGTGTCGTCCGGCCGCACCGAGACCGCACCGCTCGAACCGGCGAAGCCCGCGGTCTCGCTGAAGAAGTCGATCGCGCCGGATTATCTGGTTTGCCTCGAAGACGGCAAGCGCTTCAAATCGCTGAAGCGCCATCTGCGCACGCAGTACAACATGACGCCGGAGCAATATCGCGAGAAATGGGGCCTGCCGGCCGACTATCCCATGGTCGCGCCGAACTACGCAGTGGCGCGCTCGCAGTTGGCCAAGCAGATGGGCCTCGGGCAGCAGCAGCGGAAGAAGGGGAAGTAG
- a CDS encoding SufE family protein: protein MTTIDEIRDNFELLDEWDDRYRYVIELGRTLEPMPEAEHSAANKVNGCVSQVWLQKLVDRSHGAPILKYRGDSDAHIVRGLVAIVLSLYSGRTPQEILDTDAIAVFNEFGFRDHLTPQRSNGLRSMVERIKTDAKEALAEAS, encoded by the coding sequence ATGACGACAATCGACGAAATCAGGGACAATTTCGAGCTTCTGGACGAGTGGGACGACCGCTACCGGTACGTCATCGAGCTTGGCCGCACCCTGGAACCGATGCCGGAGGCGGAACATTCCGCCGCGAACAAGGTGAACGGCTGCGTCAGCCAGGTCTGGCTGCAGAAGCTGGTCGACCGCAGCCATGGCGCGCCGATCCTGAAGTATCGCGGCGACAGCGACGCCCATATCGTGCGCGGGCTGGTTGCGATCGTGTTGTCGCTCTATTCGGGCCGCACGCCGCAGGAGATTCTCGATACCGACGCGATCGCGGTGTTCAACGAGTTCGGCTTTCGCGATCATCTGACGCCGCAGCGCTCCAACGGCCTTCGCTCGATGGTCGAGCGCATCAAGACCGACGCGAAAGAAGCGCTCGCGGAAGCGTCGTAA
- a CDS encoding DUF5330 domain-containing protein, with amino-acid sequence MRFLLRITFWLGLVLVLLPRDKTPESDKLPQIGAADAVQAATAAVSDMTQFCKRQPAACEVGGQAATIIGQRAQDGAKKIYQIINDKKDQITNDKNEKNDKNDKKAPDHTGSIAMAGEGDAVSSEAPHDTLSQDDLALEWRGPQAAN; translated from the coding sequence ATGCGCTTTCTGCTCCGCATCACATTCTGGCTCGGGCTGGTGCTGGTGCTCCTGCCGCGGGACAAGACGCCCGAATCGGACAAGCTGCCGCAGATCGGCGCTGCCGACGCGGTTCAGGCTGCGACCGCGGCCGTCTCCGACATGACCCAGTTCTGCAAGCGCCAGCCGGCGGCTTGCGAGGTCGGCGGGCAGGCCGCGACCATCATCGGCCAGCGCGCCCAGGACGGCGCGAAGAAGATCTACCAGATCATCAACGACAAGAAAGATCAGATCACCAACGACAAGAACGAGAAAAACGACAAGAACGACAAGAAGGCGCCCGACCATACCGGCTCGATCGCCATGGCCGGCGAAGGCGATGCCGTCTCGAGCGAAGCGCCGCACGACACCCTGAGCCAGGACGATCTCGCGCTGGAATGGCGCGGCCCTCAAGCAGCGAATTAG
- a CDS encoding PAS domain-containing sensor histidine kinase produces MTVLSIIRDCLDALLHPSARYDALMRARHRAFMAPRLLGSLAAFAAFPIYLVLRGAPSAIEVAAFAWLIAPIMLSWFLSRTGRYEGAHVLSSLALAGLIMAVAGSTGGIESFGAVWLVVVPLEAALSASRRVTVFAALLALSCAGLLTLLSQLGWLPSADTSAAERGVLMACGVVSATVYAAGLAFGAESLARTSVALLSREEERYHLLARNMSDVVSRHQRNGAVQFISPAAEAMLGMPVAQLLGHGLFDRVHVADRPAYLTALSDAARGEVRSVEFRLRREPDGTERGQIDFLWVEMRCRPLDQDLGRDAAREAEVVAVMRDVTGHKLSEQALEQARSAAEAADAAKTRFLATMSHELRTPLNAIIGFSEMIAQEQTLMLGAAQRREYAQLINDSGQHLLSVVNGILDMSKMESGNFEIASEPFAPRASLLHCCNLLALKARENGIDLITDAPQDLPVMTGDPRAFKQIVLNLVANAIKFTERGGQVSVSAAVTGSQLTLRISDTGVGISPDDLKRIGAPFFQAGKTYQRRHEGTGLGLSIVKSLVALHLGELTVQSRLGEGTAVTVRLPLVYTPSQAKPAESKIATLTPVLRQEIQGQELQGREIQDQARAPSQDQSALVKKSA; encoded by the coding sequence GTGACAGTTTTGAGTATCATCCGCGATTGTCTCGATGCGCTGCTGCATCCCTCCGCGCGTTACGATGCGCTGATGCGCGCGCGGCACCGTGCCTTCATGGCGCCGCGGCTGCTGGGCAGCCTGGCCGCCTTTGCCGCATTCCCGATCTATCTCGTCCTGCGCGGCGCGCCGAGCGCGATCGAGGTCGCCGCCTTTGCATGGCTGATCGCGCCGATCATGCTGTCCTGGTTCCTGTCGCGCACCGGCCGCTATGAAGGCGCGCATGTGCTGTCGTCGCTGGCGCTCGCCGGCCTGATCATGGCGGTCGCGGGCTCAACGGGCGGCATCGAATCGTTCGGCGCGGTGTGGCTGGTCGTGGTTCCGCTCGAAGCCGCGCTGTCGGCCTCGCGCCGCGTCACCGTCTTCGCAGCATTGCTCGCACTGTCCTGTGCGGGACTGCTGACCCTTCTCAGTCAGCTCGGCTGGCTGCCGTCAGCAGACACCAGCGCCGCAGAACGCGGCGTGCTGATGGCGTGCGGTGTCGTCTCGGCGACGGTCTATGCCGCGGGCCTCGCCTTCGGTGCAGAATCGCTCGCGCGCACCAGCGTTGCACTGCTGTCCCGCGAAGAGGAGCGTTACCACCTGCTCGCCCGCAACATGAGCGACGTCGTCTCGCGGCATCAGCGCAACGGCGCCGTGCAGTTCATCTCGCCGGCGGCGGAGGCCATGCTCGGCATGCCGGTGGCGCAACTGCTCGGTCATGGCCTGTTCGACCGCGTCCATGTCGCCGATCGCCCGGCCTATCTCACCGCGCTGTCCGATGCCGCGCGCGGCGAGGTGCGCAGTGTCGAGTTCCGGCTGCGGCGTGAGCCGGATGGGACCGAGCGCGGCCAGATCGATTTTCTCTGGGTCGAGATGCGCTGCCGCCCGCTCGACCAGGATCTGGGACGTGACGCCGCGCGCGAGGCGGAAGTCGTCGCCGTGATGCGCGACGTCACCGGTCACAAGCTGTCCGAGCAGGCGCTCGAGCAGGCGCGCAGCGCCGCTGAAGCGGCCGATGCCGCCAAGACGCGCTTCCTCGCCACCATGAGCCATGAGCTGCGGACGCCGCTGAACGCCATCATCGGCTTCTCCGAGATGATCGCGCAGGAGCAGACCCTGATGCTGGGTGCGGCCCAGCGCCGGGAATATGCCCAGCTCATCAACGATTCCGGCCAGCATCTGTTGTCGGTCGTCAACGGCATCCTGGACATGTCGAAGATGGAGTCGGGCAATTTCGAGATCGCGTCCGAGCCGTTCGCGCCGCGCGCCTCGCTCTTGCATTGCTGCAATCTCCTGGCGCTGAAGGCGCGGGAGAACGGCATCGACCTCATCACCGACGCGCCGCAGGACCTGCCCGTCATGACCGGCGATCCCAGGGCCTTCAAGCAGATCGTGCTCAACCTCGTTGCCAACGCCATCAAGTTCACCGAGCGCGGCGGCCAGGTGTCCGTGTCCGCAGCGGTGACCGGCTCGCAGCTGACGCTGCGCATCAGCGATACCGGCGTCGGCATCTCGCCCGACGATCTCAAGCGCATCGGCGCGCCGTTCTTCCAGGCGGGCAAAACCTATCAGCGCCGTCACGAAGGCACCGGCCTCGGATTGTCGATCGTGAAGAGCCTCGTGGCGTTGCATCTCGGCGAATTGACGGTACAAAGCAGGTTGGGCGAGGGCACCGCCGTCACCGTCAGGCTGCCGCTCGTCTACACGCCGTCGCAAGCCAAGCCGGCCGAGAGCAAGATCGCGACGCTGACGCCGGTGCTGCGCCAGGAAATTCAAGGTCAGGAACTTCAAGGCCGGGAGATTCAAGACCAGGCTCGCGCCCCCTCTCAGGACCAATCCGCTCTGGTGAAGAAAAGTGCCTAA
- a CDS encoding peptidoglycan-binding domain-containing protein, protein MPKKSAKDVAAPRRRGAKAAIVDIETERNLVMRVLLHSPKDTLAGLIAVAAIGAIVANALFLQTGRHPAPMFGTVINLPAPSSVALSNPLPRPRPVGADSSPLEPRATEFRAEPKPAERAAEKPPEKPVEATASTRANDPMTNLVKQTTSTPPSAMRPPAPIPVTHNPAARRIAGVQRALSEYGYGNLKITGTMSGETQSAIQKFEREHKMQVTGQLSDRLLRELGAAIGHPVE, encoded by the coding sequence GTGCCTAAGAAATCTGCCAAGGACGTAGCCGCTCCGCGCCGCCGTGGTGCCAAAGCCGCAATTGTCGATATCGAGACCGAGCGCAACCTCGTGATGCGCGTGCTGCTGCACAGCCCCAAGGACACGCTGGCCGGTCTCATCGCCGTCGCCGCGATCGGCGCAATCGTTGCCAATGCGCTGTTCCTGCAGACCGGCCGGCATCCGGCGCCGATGTTCGGCACCGTGATCAATCTGCCCGCGCCGTCCTCCGTGGCGCTGTCGAATCCCTTGCCGCGGCCGCGCCCCGTCGGCGCCGACAGCTCGCCACTCGAGCCGCGCGCGACCGAATTCCGCGCTGAGCCCAAACCCGCCGAGCGCGCCGCCGAGAAGCCGCCGGAGAAACCCGTCGAAGCGACCGCATCGACGCGCGCGAACGATCCCATGACCAATCTGGTCAAGCAGACGACCTCGACGCCGCCCTCCGCGATGCGTCCGCCGGCCCCGATTCCCGTAACCCACAACCCTGCCGCACGACGTATCGCCGGCGTGCAGCGCGCGCTGTCCGAATATGGCTACGGCAATCTGAAGATCACGGGCACGATGAGCGGCGAGACCCAGTCCGCGATCCAGAAGTTCGAGCGCGAGCACAAGATGCAGGTCACCGGCCAGCTGTCCGACCGGCTGCTGCGCGAGCTCGGTGCCGCGATCGGTCATCCCGTCGAATAG
- a CDS encoding DUF1491 family protein, whose product MRLKSNIWVAAYLRRCQTEGVFGAVRRRGAEEAGAVFVKVSLLDGQAMLYAPAPQTSYDDGRPVDRFFVPVAPQPLPEHTIEERLTKEVRFDPDAWIVETEDRAGRHFLELAKT is encoded by the coding sequence ATGCGTTTGAAATCCAATATATGGGTCGCGGCTTACCTGCGCCGGTGCCAGACCGAGGGCGTGTTCGGAGCAGTCCGCCGTCGCGGCGCCGAGGAGGCGGGCGCGGTGTTCGTGAAGGTGTCGCTGCTCGACGGCCAGGCGATGCTGTATGCGCCGGCCCCGCAGACCTCTTACGATGACGGCCGCCCCGTCGATCGCTTCTTCGTGCCGGTCGCGCCGCAGCCTCTGCCGGAGCACACCATCGAGGAACGTCTCACTAAGGAAGTCCGCTTCGACCCGGACGCGTGGATCGTCGAGACCGAGGACCGCGCCGGGCGGCATTTTCTGGAGCTGGCGAAGACGTAG